The following DNA comes from Tunturibacter psychrotolerans.
CGATAGGTTTTGAACGTCATCGTAGGGGCCGCCGGTGCAAATGTGCAACTTGATGCCAGCCCAAACCGTCCATTAGAAGAGCAACAGTCTCCGCATCTCACTCTCGACCTCTCAGAGGCCCTATGGCAAAGCGTCCCACCGATTCAGAAATTGAGGTACCGTCAGCAGTCGATTCGGAGTCTTATCCCGATTCAGCTACTGTAGCTCCGACCCCCGAGGCCACTCCAAACAACCGTCTCAGCCGACGTTCTTTCCTTTCACACCTTGGCGCCGCAGGTCTAGCTGCTGCGGCGCCTCCAGTGCTCGCATCAGCATCGACTGCGACAGTTCCTCCTGCCGTCGCGACGGAAGAAGCTCTCACTGAAGGCACGGTAGCCATCAATCTCAGGGTGAACGGGCATTCCCACGCTCTCCAACTTGACCCCCGTACAACTTTGCTCGACTGCCTCCGCGAGAACCTTGCGCTGTCCGGCACCAAGAAAGGCTGCGACCACGGTCAATGCGGAGCATGCACGGTCCACGTTAACGGTCGCCGAGTCAACTCCTGTCTCTCCTTCGCCGTCATGCATCGGAACGACGAGATCACAACGATCGAAGGTATTGGTCAGCCCGATCATCTCCATCCCATGCAGGTAGCCTTCATCGAGCATGACGGCTACCAGTGTGGCTACTGTACCTCAGGCCAGATCATGTCCGCAGTCGCGGTGCTCAAGGAGAACGTCGGACCCACGGATGCGGACGTCAAGCAGGCGATGTACGGCAACATCTGTCGTTGCGGCGCCTACTCGAACATCGTCGCCGCGGTCCAACAGGTCCGCCATAGCTCCTAAGCCTCGCAGTAGGACCCACCCGGAGTCGAACCATGGATAGCTTCACCTTTACGCAACCCACCACCGTCGATCAAGCTGTACAGGCTGCCGCCAAATCGGTGACAGCCCAACAGGGCGCTCAGATCCGCTTCATCGCCGGAGGTACTACGCTCGTCGATCTCATGAAGCTCAACGTCGAGCGCCCACGCGAGATTGTTGACATTAATATTCTTCCTCTCGATCGCGTCGAGTCCAGCCCCGAAGGCGGTCTGATCATTGGCGCACTCGCCCGCAACTCCGATGTCGCTCATCATCCGACAGTTCTTCGCGACTACCCGGTTCTCTCGCAAGCCCTGTTGTCCGGCGCTTCGCCGCAGTTGCGCAACATGGCCACTACCGGCGGCAATCTTCTTCAACGTACACGTTGCGTCTACTTCCGCGACACAGCCCATGCCTGCAATAAGCGAGAGCCCGGCACTGGTTGTTCAGCCATCGGCGGCCACAACCGCATGCTTGCGATCCTCGGCACTAGCAAGGACTGCATCGCAACCAACCCCTCCGACCAGAACGTCGCGCTCACCGCGCTGAAAGCCACCATCCAGATTCAGGGTCCCAAGGACAAGCGGAGCATTCCTATCCACGACTTTTACCTGGTTCCTGGCTCTACGCCCAATCGCGAGAATGTTTTAGAGCCTGGTGAGATCATCACCAGCGTCACGCTGCCTTCGCCGATAGCTGGTGCTAACTTCACCTACCTCAAGCTTCGCGACCGCGCTGCCTACGAGTTCGCCCTAGCATCCGCCGCCATTGTCATGCAGGTCTCGGGTGGAAAGATACGACACATCCGCGTCGCGTTGGGAGGCGTAGGTACAAAACCCTGGCGTTCCTTCGAAGCAGAAAAGGTGCTCGAAGGCCATGCTCCGGATCGTGCCACGTTCGTAAAAGCAGCGGACGCCGCTTTAAGAGACGCCAAGCCCGCCAGCGAAAATGCGTTCAAGGTAGAGCTATCGCGTCGCTGCATCGTCCGTGCCCTCACCATGTCTACTAAGTCCGCATAAGCAATAGCCGTTTGCGCAACCGCAGGAGAATCTCAATGCTATTCAGTGAATTCCTCGAGTTCATCCAAGCCGACAAGGCCGGTCCCAATGGCCACATCCAGGCCTCCACTGCCGAGCCCACTGCAGTGATCGGCGCTTCGCTCTCTCGCGTCGACGGCCCGTTGAAGACCACTGGCTCAGCCCGCTACGCATCAGACTACAACTTTCCCGGAATGGTCTACGCCGTCCCCATTGGAGCCACCGTCGCCTCGGGCAAGATAAGCAGCATCGACACCTCCGCCGCCGAGAAGATGCCTGGCGTCCTCACGATTCTTCACCCAAGCAACTTCGACCACGTCTATCGTAACGCCTCCGGCGGACGCAACAGCGAGCAGCGCCCTCCCTTCGAAGATGACTCTGTCTACTACTGGGGCCAATACGTCGCACTCGCTGTAGCCGAAACCTTCGCGCAGGCGCAAGCAGCCGCAGCCGCCGTCAAAATCGTCTACACGCCGGACACATTCAGCGTCGCCACCGACCTCAGCGACCCCATGCCCGCCATCGGCGAACCCGGAGGCCCAAAGATACTGAGCCACCGCGGTGACCCCGAAGCCGTCTTCGCCTCAGCGCCAGTGAAGATCGACTACACCTACACCACACCGGCCGAGACCCACAATCCAATGGAGATGCACGCCACCGTCGCGGTCTTCGACGGCAAAAAGTTCACCCTCTACGAAAGCTCCCAGGGCGTGATGAACCACCTCAACGTCATGAGCCAGGTCCTCGGTGTCCCCAAAGAAAATGTCGAGGTGATCTCCCGCTTTATCGGCTCTGGCTTCGGCGGTAAGCTCTTCCCCTGGCCGCACTCTGCACTCGCAGCGGTCGCCGCTCGCCGCCTCAACCGACCCGTCAAGCTCACGCTCTCACGCAAGATGATGTTTGCCAACGTCGGTCATCGTCCACGCACGCAACAGCGCATGCGTCTCGGCGCGACTCCTGACGGCAAGCTTCTCTCACTCAGCCAGGACTATCGCAACCACACCTCCATCAACGACGACATCCGCGAAAACTGCGGCGAAGCCACCCCATTCCTCTACAGCACCGCCAACCTGCAAGTATCCTCCGCTCTCGTCCGTCGCAACATCGGCACTCCCACGCCCATGCGCGGCCCGGGAGCAGTACCCGGCCTCTTCGCTCTCGAATCAGCCATGGACGAGCTAGCCATTATGCTTCAAAAAGATCCCGTCCAGCTCCGCCTTTCTCTCGACACGCTCACCGACGAGGAGAAGAACAAACCCTTTTCATCCCGTCACCTCAAAGAGTGTCTCGAAGTGGGCTCCAAGAAATTCGGTTGGGAAAAGCGCACCCCAGCCGTAGGCTCCATGCGCAAAGGCGATCTCATCCTCGGATGGGGTGTCGCCGCCGCTTCTTGGTCTGCCGGTCGCGGCATCTCCGAAGCATCCGTCCGTCTCAACGTCGACGGCTCAGCCCGCGTCAGCTCCGGCAGCCAGGACCCCGGCACCGGCACCTACACCGTCATCGCTCAGATCGTCAGTGACAAGACCGGCATCTCCGTCAGCCGCATACAATCCGTCCTCGGCAGTAGCTCACTTCCACCCGGACCTACCTCTGGAGGTTCAACCGCCACCGCCACCATCATTCCCGCCGTCGCCGAAGCTGCCGTCAACGCTATCAAAGTCGTCCTCACCAGCGCAGGCTCTGCCAAGGGCTCACCCTTCTTTGGCAAACAGCCCACCGACCTTGCCATGTCCTCAGGCCGCGTTCACCTCAAAGACCAGACACCCGCGTCCGGCGTTCCCTTTCAGGAGATTCTCAAACTAGCCAACATCGCCAGCGCCAACGGAGAAGGGAAGACCGGAGGCTACGGCTCCGACACCGACGGCAAGAACTTCTCCAGCCACTCCTTCGGAGCGCAGTTCGTAGAGGTCGAGTGGGATCCAGGGATATGCCACCTCCGCGTCAGCCGCGTCGTCAGTGTCGTCGATGCGGGCCGCATCATCAACGACAAGACCGCCCGGAATCAAATGGCAGGAGCCGTCGTCATGGGCATCGGTATGGGCCTGCTCGAGTCCACCACCTACGATCCCCGCAACGGTCACCCCATCAATGACAACTTCGCCGACTACGTCGTCCCCACCTCTGCCGACCATCCGGAAATCGACGTGACCTTTCTCGACATCCCCGACCCCATGATCGGAGAGTACGGTGCCCGTGGCATCGGCGAGATTGGTCTCGCCGGAATGGCCCCAGCCATCACGGCCGCCGTCTACCATGCCACCGGAGTCCGCGTACGCGATCTACCCGTCCGCGTCGAAGACCTCATCACCGCCACAGCCGCTATCTAGACCCGGCTCTTAAGCCTTCGAGCTCAGGAGGTGGGCCCACCTAATCACCTTGCCACATACGTATAAGCTACGCCGTTGATATAACGGCATCCACACGATTTAGAGTCAGCCTCCGAAGCTTCCCAAATCGCGAATCGCGATTCTGGCAACGTGAGCAATGGCGGCAGAGAAGATAGGCGATCTGATCCGCTTGCGGCAGCGTCAACAGAGCCATCATCTTTGGCCTCTTGAGATCTGGATCCGGCCAGATAGGCTTGAGCGGGCAACAAAATTCTCCCCTCGCTGACGACATCCCCACGGATGTTTTCTATGGTGTCGTGAAGTGGTTCACCGAACTCTTCACCCCATCGCTCTTGCCGCTGGCCTGTATCGAGTCGACTGTGTAGTAGTAGGTCGTCTGCGGCTTGAGGTTATCGAGACGTACTCGGAAGATCGTAGATGGATGATCCGGATTCAACCGGATAGGAGATTTTGCAGTCTCGATCAGGCGATTTGGATCGGCGCCATAGTGCACGACTCCAAAATGCACCGGGGATCCGCCGGGATTATTGGTTGTCCAGCTGATAATCGTCAGATATTCCTTGACCAACTCAATCCTGGGTCCCTCGATGATTCGCACCTGCGAGGCTTCTGGAGTGGTGGGACTTACCTGAGCGAAGAGGTTGCCGCTCAAAATCGAGATCGCTAATATGGCAAAGGCTCTGCTCATGCTCACCTCACCCACAGACAGATCATAGTCCTGCATTTCGGCCTTTCAGCGGTCCGCTACGGAATAGAAGGGCTAGGGGCGGGCGCAACGCTACAGATCGCGGATGCGCACGGCGGGAGGGGAGGAGTTGCGATCAAGTGCTCATTGCCTTGGGTCGCAGCCGAACCACCTTTCATGCATGCACCCGTATAAATGTCGCTGTTGAGGTAAGGCCTCGTAAAACCATCCGATAGTGTTTGCAGGAAGGCGACGAGCTGGTTCTCTTCCTCATCTGTCAGGCCAAGATTACCGGAAGTCATGTCAATATTGTTCCGCACCTCTGGCAGGGGCCAGCAGTCTACCTTTTCAGTCGTTCCCTTGGGGCAATGGCCGGAGGTCACCGGGTACGCATACTTGTCGCGCGTATTGTAGAAATGCACAACCTGCTTTAGGCTTTTGAAGTAACCATTGTGAAAGAACGCTTTCTGGAAATAGGGGCCGGGAGCTTCACTGGTGGGACATTGTGGCGGTGTCGAGGCAACATCACGAACGCTGGACACCTGCATTTGGCCGTCCACAGTGGGCGCGTACTGCTTCCACTTCAAGTTCGGGTTTGGGCCAGAACCGAACGCACTTCTGAGAAAGCTTCCGAGTCCCAAATCCCTGTAGCCGAAGCCGTAAGGGTTGGCAATGAACCCGTAGGAATCCGGTTTGGTCTGGTAGTAGAAGGCATTCCCGGGATTTAGCGGCACCCCCTCATTCGCTGAGCCGAAACAGGTGAACAGAGGGTTCACCATGGCGACCGCGCTCGTGTCAGCCTGATCTGATTTCAGACTGGTGCCCCGTCCGTCGAGGTGACACGAATTGCAGTTGCCCTTGCCGTTGAATAGTTTGAAACCAGACATCTCATCTGAAGTAAGCGTGTATTTGGCGGCTAAGAAGGCATCGAATTTCGACGAGAATGGGCTCACCTGCACGGACTGCTCGAATGAGTCGATGGACTGCGCCCAGCGGTCATAAACTATATTTGCGCGGGTTCGATCGCCTGCACTAAGAGGCAGCGGCGTCGTGTTCCCGCCAAACACAGCGGCTCCTCCCGGGGTTGCGCAGATGCGCGCAGTCTCGCGTGGGAACTTGATATCGAATGAACCTTCGCCCCATACCTCTTCGAACAGAGGCCTGTAGGCCGCCTGGGAAAGCCGAAACGCGATGCAAGCTGTATCGGGGAAACCCATTTCCTGAGTATCGACTGGAGGTCCCTGTGCCTGTTCGGCGTCGGGAATCCGCAGCTTATATCCAGTTGCTCGCGAATCCCAGAAGTTTCCGCCAAAGAACAGACCCTGTTCCTGGTTGTATTGGAGAACAGGGAAGAACGGTGAATATGGGTGTCGTTGCGGTGTCCGCTTGCCGGCCCGAAAGTGAACCGCTCCCGGAAACGCGATCATTGTCAGGTTGACCGAGGGAATCGGTCCGCTGAAGCCGGCATATGGCATGTGGCAGGACGCGCATGCCTGGTTCTTGCGCGGCGAGATTGTACTGTCGTAGAGCATAAGTTCACCGAGCGTTTCTATCGCTTCAGTCCCGATATTCTGAAGCACCGGCGGCTGACCTGTCAGAACGGGATGGCCTAAGGCTTTCCAGCGCGCGAGCGCGCGGCTTTCAACCAAGTCCACCTCTCGTTGGACGCGAGTTATTTCGGAGTTCAAATCAGTCGGTAGAATGCCCGGCGGGTACGGGTTGTAAGTCGCTGCCGACCCGACTGCACTTCCTTCGCTTTGTCCGCGCACGATGTGAGCGAAGATTAACATGGCGATAGCGATCGTTACACAGGCCGCCACTAGTGCTATCGATCTTAGCCGTCTCATGAAGCCCCCTTAACTTTTAGGGTTTCCTTCAGTATTGGTAATTGCCAGCTCTCGGTGTCATTGTGCAACGGAAAAAAGCGTTTCTGGAAACTACTCACAACCTAGGCCGCTTGCCTTGTCGAGGATTCAGCTACACAAGAATCCTTCAATGAACAATTTATATCGGAAGGTCGGTAACTCATCGTGTTAGGTTCTTCTAACAACAATCCAGAAAGGCTGATAGACGTGAGGTCAGCATCAGGCTGCCAACATCGCGGCGGTGAGAGCGAAGCGCGGCGCGAAGATCGAATGCTCCCACTTGATCATCTAGAGCCATATCTTATGCCAAACTCGCATGCACCTACCTGTTGACCAATGTCAGAGAGTGCGGAGCATTAACCGTCTCTCCTGCAGCGCGAGGCCAGTTTATTGTCAGCAGAGCCCCTCCCTGTGGAGGATTCGACGCCGTTACACTTCCTCCATGAGCGCGCACCACCGCTTCAACGAATGCAAGCCCCAACCCACGACCCTTCGAATCTCTTCCTTTCACCCGCTGCTCGAACATCTGGAGGCCGATCTCCGAGGCAAATCCC
Coding sequences within:
- a CDS encoding (2Fe-2S)-binding protein, encoding MAKRPTDSEIEVPSAVDSESYPDSATVAPTPEATPNNRLSRRSFLSHLGAAGLAAAAPPVLASASTATVPPAVATEEALTEGTVAINLRVNGHSHALQLDPRTTLLDCLRENLALSGTKKGCDHGQCGACTVHVNGRRVNSCLSFAVMHRNDEITTIEGIGQPDHLHPMQVAFIEHDGYQCGYCTSGQIMSAVAVLKENVGPTDADVKQAMYGNICRCGAYSNIVAAVQQVRHSS
- a CDS encoding FAD binding domain-containing protein, with the protein product MDSFTFTQPTTVDQAVQAAAKSVTAQQGAQIRFIAGGTTLVDLMKLNVERPREIVDINILPLDRVESSPEGGLIIGALARNSDVAHHPTVLRDYPVLSQALLSGASPQLRNMATTGGNLLQRTRCVYFRDTAHACNKREPGTGCSAIGGHNRMLAILGTSKDCIATNPSDQNVALTALKATIQIQGPKDKRSIPIHDFYLVPGSTPNRENVLEPGEIITSVTLPSPIAGANFTYLKLRDRAAYEFALASAAIVMQVSGGKIRHIRVALGGVGTKPWRSFEAEKVLEGHAPDRATFVKAADAALRDAKPASENAFKVELSRRCIVRALTMSTKSA
- a CDS encoding xanthine dehydrogenase family protein molybdopterin-binding subunit, yielding MLFSEFLEFIQADKAGPNGHIQASTAEPTAVIGASLSRVDGPLKTTGSARYASDYNFPGMVYAVPIGATVASGKISSIDTSAAEKMPGVLTILHPSNFDHVYRNASGGRNSEQRPPFEDDSVYYWGQYVALAVAETFAQAQAAAAAVKIVYTPDTFSVATDLSDPMPAIGEPGGPKILSHRGDPEAVFASAPVKIDYTYTTPAETHNPMEMHATVAVFDGKKFTLYESSQGVMNHLNVMSQVLGVPKENVEVISRFIGSGFGGKLFPWPHSALAAVAARRLNRPVKLTLSRKMMFANVGHRPRTQQRMRLGATPDGKLLSLSQDYRNHTSINDDIRENCGEATPFLYSTANLQVSSALVRRNIGTPTPMRGPGAVPGLFALESAMDELAIMLQKDPVQLRLSLDTLTDEEKNKPFSSRHLKECLEVGSKKFGWEKRTPAVGSMRKGDLILGWGVAAASWSAGRGISEASVRLNVDGSARVSSGSQDPGTGTYTVIAQIVSDKTGISVSRIQSVLGSSSLPPGPTSGGSTATATIIPAVAEAAVNAIKVVLTSAGSAKGSPFFGKQPTDLAMSSGRVHLKDQTPASGVPFQEILKLANIASANGEGKTGGYGSDTDGKNFSSHSFGAQFVEVEWDPGICHLRVSRVVSVVDAGRIINDKTARNQMAGAVVMGIGMGLLESTTYDPRNGHPINDNFADYVVPTSADHPEIDVTFLDIPDPMIGEYGARGIGEIGLAGMAPAITAAVYHATGVRVRDLPVRVEDLITATAAI
- a CDS encoding fibronectin type III domain-containing protein; the protein is MSRAFAILAISILSGNLFAQVSPTTPEASQVRIIEGPRIELVKEYLTIISWTTNNPGGSPVHFGVVHYGADPNRLIETAKSPIRLNPDHPSTIFRVRLDNLKPQTTYYYTVDSIQASGKSDGVKSSVNHFTTP
- a CDS encoding cytochrome-c peroxidase, which gives rise to MVESRALARWKALGHPVLTGQPPVLQNIGTEAIETLGELMLYDSTISPRKNQACASCHMPYAGFSGPIPSVNLTMIAFPGAVHFRAGKRTPQRHPYSPFFPVLQYNQEQGLFFGGNFWDSRATGYKLRIPDAEQAQGPPVDTQEMGFPDTACIAFRLSQAAYRPLFEEVWGEGSFDIKFPRETARICATPGGAAVFGGNTTPLPLSAGDRTRANIVYDRWAQSIDSFEQSVQVSPFSSKFDAFLAAKYTLTSDEMSGFKLFNGKGNCNSCHLDGRGTSLKSDQADTSAVAMVNPLFTCFGSANEGVPLNPGNAFYYQTKPDSYGFIANPYGFGYRDLGLGSFLRSAFGSGPNPNLKWKQYAPTVDGQMQVSSVRDVASTPPQCPTSEAPGPYFQKAFFHNGYFKSLKQVVHFYNTRDKYAYPVTSGHCPKGTTEKVDCWPLPEVRNNIDMTSGNLGLTDEEENQLVAFLQTLSDGFTRPYLNSDIYTGACMKGGSAATQGNEHLIATPPLPPCASAICSVAPAPSPSIP